The Calonectris borealis chromosome 13, bCalBor7.hap1.2, whole genome shotgun sequence genome contains a region encoding:
- the GDPD2 gene encoding glycerophosphoinositol inositolphosphodiesterase GDPD2 → MADPPGCCHPCATCVLCLYSCQWITTKKEKRKGLRTTKCDYSWFLFLFCVFLFTLVWLYFAIIILNDFHNFNEFIFKQRKLWLDWSLVLLIATAVLITYSAMLLVLALCLQLCGQPLKLHWLHKTLLILTALVVAAAFTGLGIKWAEEWRSAHISLQATGPFLHIGIVGGMTLLAWPLASFIYRTRNTGLKVFLLLVYCTVMIALYLSPLGITSPCIMEENELPPKPALVGHRGAPMLAPENTLMSLHKAVDCDVQVFETDVMVSADGVPFLMHDEELTRTTNVEAVFPERAALNSTTFNWTDLQQLDAGSWFLERRPFPTVQSLSAGDRYQVTKQRIPSLEQALEAAKQSNISIMFDLRPENHSDYQSFVNATLEVILQSGIPPQQVLWLPDGFREQVKEQAPGVQQVYGRKRLQNEKEPLLHVNLPYQDMSSEEIRQYRQDNISVNLYVVNQPWLFSVLWCSGVSSVTTNACQVLKEMKHPIWLLPSSTYLVVWIVVDCASFLAILWAFVLLKKCSQRRQPAESETDVLLTKINSLMQE, encoded by the exons ATGGCAGACCCCCCTGGCTGCTGCCACCCCTGTGCCACCTGTGTGCTCTGCCTCTACAGCTGCCAGTGGATCACCAccaagaaggagaagaggaagggcCTGAGAACCACCAAG TGCGACTACAGCTggttccttttcctcttctgtgtctTCCTTTTCACACTGGTGTGGCTCTACTTCGCCATCATCATCCTCAATGATTTCCACAACTTCAATGA GTTCATCTTCAAGCAGAGGAAGTTGTGGCTAGACTGGTCCCTGGTCCTGCTCATAGCTACGGCCGTGCTGATCACCTACTCGGCTATGCTGCTG GTCCTTGCTTTGTGCTTGCAGCTCTGTGGCCAGCCCTTGAAGCTACACTGGCTGCACAAG acccTGCTGATCTTAACTGCCCTGGTGGTGGCTGCAGCCTTCACAGGACTGGGAATAAAGTGGGCGGAGGAGTGGAGAAGTGCACATATCTCTCTGCAG GCAACAGGTCCCTTCCTGCACATTGGAATCGTAGGGGGAATGACGCTTCTTGCCTGGCCTCTGGCCAGCTTCATCTACCGCACCCGCAACACAG GTCTCAAGGTGTTTCTGCTGCTTGTGTACTGCACAGTGATGATCGCGCTGTATCTGTCTCCCCTGGGAATCACCTCCCCTTGCATCATGGAGGAGAACGAGCTGCCCCCCAAGCCAGCCCTGGTTGGCCACCGAGGAGCCCCCATG CTGGCCCCCGAAAACACCCTCATGTCACTGCACAAGGCGGTGGACTGTGATGTGCAAGTCTTTGAGACAGACGTCATGGTGAG TGCTGATGGGGTCCCATTCCTCATGCATGATGAGGAACTCACCAGGACCACCAACGTCGAGGCTGTGTTCCCTGAGAGGGCTGCCCTGAACAGCACCACCTTCAACTGGACAGACCTCCAGCAGCTGGATGCTGGCAGCTGGTTCCTGGAG CGGAGGCCATTTCCCACTGTGCAGAGTCTTTCTGCTGGTGATCGCTACCAGGTGACTAAACAGAGGATCCCATCCCTGGAACAGGCGCTAGAGGCAGCCAAGCAGAGCAATATCTCCATCATGTTCGACCTCCGGCCTGAGAACCACAGTGACTACCAGAGCTTCGTCAATGCCACCCTGGAAGTGATCTTACAGTCAGGCATCCCACCACAGCAG GTCCTCTGGCTGCCGGATGGGTTCAGGGAACAGGTCAAAGAGCAAGCCCCAGGCGTTCAGCAAGTTTATGGCCGGAAGAGACTCCAGAATGAGAAGGAGCCACTGCTGCATGTCAATCTGCCCTACCAGGACATGAGCTCTGAGGAGATCAG GCAGTACCGCCAGGACAACATCTCTGTCAACTTGTACGTGGTGAACCAGCCCTGGCTGTTCTCCGTGCTGTGGTGCTCTGGGGTGAGCTCTGTCACCACCAATGCCTGCCAGGTGCTGAAGGAGATGAAACACCCCATCTGGCTGCTT CCCAGCAGCACGTACCTCGTGGTCTGGATTGTTGTAGACTGCGCTTCCTTCCTTGCCATCCTCTGGGCCTTCGTCTTGCTGAA GAAATGCTCCCAGAGAAGACAGCCAGCGG AGTCCGAGACGGATGTGCTGCTCACAAAGATCAACAGCTTGATGCAAGAGTGA